From uncultured Desulfobacter sp.:
CAGGCTGTGCACGCTGAATCCATGGGTTTGAAAAACCTGCTGCAAATGATCTTCAAGTTCCTGCCGGGTCACGCCCCTTCGACACCCCATGCCCGCCACAAGCAATTTAGGCCTAAGCACCAAAACTTTTTCAGAAAGATCGCGAACCGTGTAATCCACCCATATTCCGATTTTTTCAGAACTAAATAAAGAAGGAGCTTCCATGAGCGCGGACGGCAGGTGCGGTGACACCAGATGAAAGGGATCATGAACCGGCAGGGGATCCCCCTTTATAAAGGCCATGCTCACATGTTTAATGGCTTCTTTGTTTTCGATATAAAGGTCCTGGTCCCGGGCAATCACATCAATAGCCGGCACCTGGTTGACATCCGTGGCCGTGGTGATCACAGGCGTTGCCCCCAGTATATCCGAAAACATGACGGCCAGTTCATTGGCACCACCCATATGGCCTGAGACCAGACTGATTACAAAACGGCCGGCCTCATCCCCGCACACCACGGCAGGATCTTTTGTTTTATCCTGGATCAAGGGGGCAATGGTGCGCACCACAATACCCGTAGCCATAATAAAATAATGCGCATCATAGTGGTCCCATACCGGTGCCAGGGCCTTGGCCAAAGTGGAGAACCGGGCATAGGATTCACCCGGCACAAGTCTTTGCGATGCAAACAGGTCTGCATGGGGCAATGCCTGTTTCACCCGGTTTGCCAGGGCCATCCCATGAGGGGTAAGCACCCACACCGCAATCTTTTTTTCAGCCCAATTGATCATGCCTTGTCCCGTTATCCGTGGGCAAAGGCCCGGTCGTACAGCAATGATTTGGCATCCTTTTCCTTCTTTATCGATAATCCCACAATCCGGGTAAAAATCCTTTTCCCTATTTGTGGATTTTAAAATTTCCATGGTCCTTAAATCAAAAAATCACCCACTATTCTTACATATTTTAGGAATAAAACTCAATATACCGTCTGCAGGGTGAACACAAATACATGACCCTCTAATTATGCACAATATTGTAATAATAATAACACGAAATTGTACTAAACTATTCATAATATAAAATTAACGCAACATCAACTTCGGACGATTAAAAAAAATAGACCCTATTAAAATAGTAATTCCAAATAGTTGCCACGCATAATTCATTTCAAGCTTCTTTCTCAAAGCTTCGGCATCATTTTTGATAGTACCCAAGGACAGAGTCGATTAATGAATTTGATCATGTATTCGTTTTTTTTATAAATTATCTACAAATTGAGGATAAGGATGCTGGAGCTTAAAGATATATATTTTACCGTACCTGATGAAGAAGCAGGCAACGGCCACGCCGAAAAAACCATTATTAACGGCATCAGCTTTACCTTTGAAAAAGGTAAATTTTACGGCATCACCGGTCCCAACGGCGGCGGCAAGACCACCCTGGCCAAAACGATCATGGGAATTAACAAAACCACCCGTGGCAAGATTATATACAATGGCAAAGATATCACGGACATGACCATCACCGATCGGGCCAGACAGGGAATCGCTTATGGATTTCAGCAATCCGCCCGGTTCAAGGGGGTTACGTTCAGGGATCTTCTATCCATTGCCGCGGGCACCGATGACGAAGAGCAACTGATGGATATCCTGGCCCGGGTGGGTTTCTGCTCCCTGGATTTTCTTGACAAGCCTGTGGATTCCAAACTTTCCGGCGGCGAGATAAAAAAAATCGAACTTGCCACTACCATTGCCCGGAATCCGGGTCTGGCGATATATGATGAGCCGGACACGGGCATAGATCTTTGGACCATAGATCCCATGGTTGAACTGATAAAACGACAGATCACGGACTATAAAACAACAACCATTGTCGTCAGTCATAACAAGGCGTTTCTTGAAGCAGCAGACTGCCTGCTGCTCATAAAGGACGGTCAGATTGCCTATACCGGAGATCTGGAAGGCGCCATGCCGCTGCTAAGCGATTTAAGTGTTTGCGGTTACACAGATCTATGTGAAGGAGAAATCGATGCTCAATGCTATAGATAAAAATTTATTAAAAGCGGTGGCGGATCTGGATGGCATCCCCAAAGGCGTATTCAATATCCGAAAAAACGGAAAACTTTTATCACGTGAGGTGTCAGGCAATATTAACATTGAATCCAATGAAGACGGCACCGGTATTGTGGTAACCGTTAAGCCGGGTGTAATCAATGAATCGGTACATATCCCGGTGATACTCAGCCAGGCCGGCCTGCATGACGTGGTGTACAACACCTTTATCATTGGAGAAGGCGCCGATGTCACCATTGTTGCCGGGTGCGGCATCCACTGCGCAGGAAGCGGGAATGAGGGCCACGAAGGCATCCATGAATTCCGGGTGGGTAAAAACGCCACGATTCGCTACCAGGAAAAACACGTTGCCACAGGTGAGGGAAAAGGCAAACGAACCCTGAACCCCACCACAAAGGTATATCTGGACGAAAACGCCGTGGTGGAAATGGAACTGACCCAGATCGGCGGCGTGGATGAGGCAAGGCGAGTAAATGAAGCGGAACTGGCCGCAGGCAGT
This genomic window contains:
- a CDS encoding cobalt-precorrin 5A hydrolase, coding for MEILKSTNREKDFYPDCGIIDKEGKGCQIIAVRPGLCPRITGQGMINWAEKKIAVWVLTPHGMALANRVKQALPHADLFASQRLVPGESYARFSTLAKALAPVWDHYDAHYFIMATGIVVRTIAPLIQDKTKDPAVVCGDEAGRFVISLVSGHMGGANELAVMFSDILGATPVITTATDVNQVPAIDVIARDQDLYIENKEAIKHVSMAFIKGDPLPVHDPFHLVSPHLPSALMEAPSLFSSEKIGIWVDYTVRDLSEKVLVLRPKLLVAGMGCRRGVTRQELEDHLQQVFQTHGFSVHSLSKIVSVDLKADEPGLIELAQTLNVPIEFYTRDQLDQVKTVPNPSSLVNKHIGVKSVCEAAAMLATGRTCLLIPKTASRTVTLALAVMPFTS
- a CDS encoding ATP-binding cassette domain-containing protein is translated as MLELKDIYFTVPDEEAGNGHAEKTIINGISFTFEKGKFYGITGPNGGGKTTLAKTIMGINKTTRGKIIYNGKDITDMTITDRARQGIAYGFQQSARFKGVTFRDLLSIAAGTDDEEQLMDILARVGFCSLDFLDKPVDSKLSGGEIKKIELATTIARNPGLAIYDEPDTGIDLWTIDPMVELIKRQITDYKTTTIVVSHNKAFLEAADCLLLIKDGQIAYTGDLEGAMPLLSDLSVCGYTDLCEGEIDAQCYR
- a CDS encoding SufD family Fe-S cluster assembly protein codes for the protein MLNAIDKNLLKAVADLDGIPKGVFNIRKNGKLLSREVSGNINIESNEDGTGIVVTVKPGVINESVHIPVILSQAGLHDVVYNTFIIGEGADVTIVAGCGIHCAGSGNEGHEGIHEFRVGKNATIRYQEKHVATGEGKGKRTLNPTTKVYLDENAVVEMELTQIGGVDEARRVNEAELAAGSSLFVTERILTEGHQIAVSENNIILKGDDSKTNLVSRSVIKGNSKQDFYANVEAKAKSFGHIECDAIIMDNGVNETVPALRALHPDAQLTHEASIGKIANDQLIKLMSLGLTYDEAVDRIIRGFLK